From the genome of Myxosarcina sp. GI1, one region includes:
- a CDS encoding 4Fe-4S dicluster domain-containing protein, translating into MKTKKKCFFGMKIDRQLDGDKMNQDFIDKVVAEGGVGAAIAACMQCGTCSGGCTNIDRMDMSPRTLVLMVQRGEWKKVLNSDTLWLCTSCYICTSRCPRGVSPSDVIEAVKAIAIRQGIENDSVKFNQIFVELIEKRGILFEPELMQKYGGMSAMLGQTQLGIKLALRGKMPSLPAKIQDPKKFSQALAKANKK; encoded by the coding sequence ATGAAGACTAAGAAAAAATGTTTTTTTGGCATGAAAATCGACCGTCAACTAGACGGTGACAAAATGAATCAGGACTTTATCGATAAGGTAGTTGCAGAAGGTGGTGTGGGTGCTGCGATTGCAGCTTGTATGCAGTGCGGTACTTGTAGCGGTGGCTGTACCAATATCGATCGCATGGATATGTCCCCTAGAACTTTAGTTTTAATGGTGCAGAGGGGAGAATGGAAAAAGGTTCTCAATAGTGATACCTTGTGGTTGTGTACTTCTTGTTATATCTGCACCTCCAGATGTCCTCGTGGGGTGAGTCCTTCGGATGTAATTGAAGCGGTAAAAGCGATCGCCATTCGCCAAGGAATTGAAAACGATTCGGTTAAGTTTAACCAAATCTTTGTCGAGTTAATTGAGAAAAGAGGCATCCTGTTTGAACCAGAATTGATGCAGAAGTACGGGGGAATGTCCGCGATGCTGGGACAGACACAATTAGGCATTAAACTGGCTCTGCGGGGCAAAATGCCATCCCTACCAGCAAAAATTCAAGATCCGAAAAAATTTAGTCAAGCATTAGCAAAGGCAAATAAAAAATGA
- a CDS encoding CoB--CoM heterodisulfide reductase iron-sulfur subunit B family protein, producing the protein MKYSYYPGCSLHTTAKEFDISTRVVMDALDIQLEELKDWSCCGGSVAAGVSHDVGMAMAARNVALAQKQNFDLLASCSGCYNKSARAAKALSNETEKDRINAILTDMGISVDHYNIRVRNVVDVLAHDVNIASQIKQPLTCLKVACYYGCLLTRPADITGWDSPIFPMTMDNLAKTCGAEVVDFRSKTKCCGGPILVAKQDVAFELTKNLLDEAKSLGANCIVLACPLCATNLELRQSDIEKKYNVAYNLPILYITELIGLALGINPRKLGINKHIVSPKSVLAKLNR; encoded by the coding sequence ATGAAATATTCTTACTATCCAGGTTGCAGTCTCCACACTACTGCTAAGGAATTTGATATCTCAACCAGAGTAGTTATGGATGCACTAGATATCCAACTAGAGGAACTCAAAGACTGGTCTTGTTGTGGCGGTTCGGTGGCTGCTGGGGTTTCCCACGATGTAGGTATGGCGATGGCAGCGAGAAATGTCGCTTTGGCACAAAAACAAAACTTCGACCTGTTAGCATCTTGTTCTGGCTGTTATAATAAGTCTGCCAGAGCAGCTAAAGCTTTGTCAAACGAAACCGAAAAAGACCGCATCAACGCCATTCTTACCGATATGGGTATATCCGTTGACCACTACAATATTCGCGTTAGAAATGTAGTGGATGTTTTAGCCCATGATGTAAATATCGCCTCCCAAATTAAACAGCCTTTAACGTGTTTAAAAGTTGCCTGCTATTATGGTTGTCTCTTAACTCGTCCCGCAGACATTACGGGATGGGACTCTCCAATTTTCCCGATGACGATGGATAATTTAGCTAAAACTTGTGGCGCAGAAGTAGTGGATTTTCGCTCGAAAACTAAATGCTGTGGCGGTCCTATTCTGGTAGCCAAACAAGATGTGGCTTTTGAATTGACCAAAAACTTATTAGACGAAGCAAAATCCCTTGGTGCAAATTGTATTGTCTTAGCTTGTCCCTTATGCGCTACTAACTTGGAGTTGAGACAGTCAGATATTGAGAAGAAATATAATGTTGCTTATAATTTGCCCATTCTTTATATCACCGAATTAATTGGACTGGCACTAGGAATTAACCCTCGAAAACTAGGTATTAATAAACATATAGTTTCACCAAAATCGGTTTTGGCTAAATTGAATAGATAG